The following proteins are encoded in a genomic region of Thermococcus pacificus:
- the arsB gene encoding ACR3 family arsenite efflux transporter codes for MGKKGLSLFEKYLSIWVALCIMAGIAIGKLFPALPETLSRLTIANVNMPIAVLIWAMIYPMMVKVDFSAIKRVHKGQMLKGLTVTWVTNWLIKPFSMFLISSFFIGALFSAKLGLIEPSLAKEYIAGAILLGAAPCTAMVFVWSYLADGDPLYTLVQVATNDLIILFAFAPIVGFLMGLNEVPVPYDTLLLSVVLFVVIPLTAGYLSRRHLLRTKGVEWFERNFLPKLSTVSIVGLLLTLILLFSFQGKIILENPLHIALIAVPLTIQTYFIFAIAYGWAWLWKLPHKVAAPASFIGASNFFELAVAVAIALFGLESGAALATVVGVLEEVPIMLSLVWIANKTRHLFTAKFEAGSAAPALAEE; via the coding sequence ATGGGGAAGAAAGGGCTGAGCCTGTTTGAGAAATATCTCTCAATATGGGTCGCTTTGTGCATAATGGCGGGCATAGCCATTGGAAAGCTCTTTCCAGCGCTCCCGGAAACTCTGTCAAGGCTCACGATAGCTAACGTCAACATGCCCATTGCGGTGCTGATATGGGCCATGATTTACCCCATGATGGTCAAGGTGGACTTCTCGGCAATAAAAAGGGTACACAAGGGGCAGATGCTCAAAGGTTTAACCGTCACGTGGGTGACCAACTGGCTGATAAAGCCCTTCAGCATGTTCCTCATAAGCTCGTTCTTCATAGGCGCGCTCTTCTCGGCGAAGCTCGGCCTCATAGAGCCCTCACTGGCGAAGGAGTACATAGCGGGCGCGATACTCCTCGGGGCAGCACCGTGCACGGCGATGGTCTTCGTGTGGAGCTACCTTGCGGATGGAGACCCGCTCTACACGCTCGTTCAGGTCGCTACCAACGACCTCATAATCCTCTTCGCCTTTGCCCCGATAGTTGGCTTCCTCATGGGGCTCAACGAGGTCCCCGTGCCCTACGACACGCTCCTCCTCTCGGTTGTCCTCTTCGTGGTGATTCCGCTCACGGCAGGTTATCTCTCCAGGAGGCACCTCCTCAGAACCAAAGGGGTAGAGTGGTTCGAGAGGAACTTCCTTCCAAAGCTGAGCACCGTCTCAATCGTCGGCCTCCTCCTCACGTTGATACTCCTATTCTCCTTCCAAGGGAAGATAATCCTGGAGAACCCGCTCCACATAGCCCTCATAGCGGTTCCGCTAACTATTCAGACGTACTTCATCTTCGCCATAGCCTACGGCTGGGCCTGGCTCTGGAAGCTTCCGCACAAGGTCGCGGCTCCAGCTTCTTTCATAGGGGCAAGCAACTTCTTTGAGCTGGCTGTTGCGGTGGCGATAGCCCTCTTCGGCCTTGAGAGCGGTGCAGCCCTGGCAACGGTCGTGGGTGTTCTTGAAGAGGTTCCCATAATGCTCAGCCTCGTCTGGATAGCCAACAAGACGAGACACCTCTTCACGGCGAAGTTCGAGGCAGGGAGCGCCGCGCCTGCACTCGCGGAGGAGTAA
- a CDS encoding NifB/NifX family molybdenum-iron cluster-binding protein, with protein MRIAIPAEDDRGLESNVSGHFGRAKYFVFVDVEDNEIKGYEVVEVPFEEHGPGDLPSFVKEHGGEVVLAYGMGRKAMSYFNELGIAVVTGAYGPIKDVVKAFIEQVLEVDPNWKEKIEWEKEHRGECGEH; from the coding sequence ATGAGGATCGCAATTCCGGCTGAGGATGATAGAGGCCTGGAGAGCAACGTGAGCGGCCACTTTGGAAGGGCTAAATACTTCGTCTTCGTGGATGTGGAGGACAACGAGATTAAAGGCTATGAGGTCGTCGAGGTTCCCTTCGAGGAGCACGGGCCCGGAGACCTGCCGAGCTTTGTGAAGGAGCACGGCGGTGAGGTCGTTCTCGCCTACGGCATGGGCAGGAAAGCTATGAGCTACTTCAACGAGCTCGGAATAGCGGTCGTCACCGGCGCCTACGGCCCAATTAAGGACGTCGTTAAAGCCTTCATAGAGCAGGTTCTTGAAGTCGACCCCAACTGGAAGGAGAAGATAGAATGGGAGAAAGAGCACAGAGGAGAATGCGGGGAGCACTGA
- the tdt gene encoding TDT family transporter, whose translation MKVSVKDFAPSWFASVMGTGALALVSLAYSGRLAVLKNVAVWLTYFNTAMFFVLLIPWSLRWLKYRENSTKDLYHPMVSHFYGTIAIAMLVLSADYLLILRETAVAKAFWLIGTPLTIFFALLIPYLMFIQEKIDIKSVTPAWFIPPVGLIVIPLSGGPLIGTFHGIWKEIAILINYFAWGSGFFLYLALFAVVMHRFITHEPLPCGIAPAIWINLGPIGAGTSTLYMLVRNSDFITAKEPFLAFGIVFWGFGVWWLAMAVIMTLHYIRRLSLPYSLAWWAFIFPLGAYVSATHNVGTAFGIGAIDSFGFALYWLLLALWLLTGVKTLKHTLLD comes from the coding sequence ATGAAAGTGAGCGTCAAGGACTTTGCACCGAGCTGGTTTGCGAGCGTTATGGGCACAGGGGCACTGGCACTGGTGAGCCTTGCTTACTCAGGAAGACTAGCCGTTCTAAAAAACGTCGCAGTCTGGCTGACATACTTCAACACTGCCATGTTCTTCGTGCTCCTGATACCCTGGTCCCTCAGGTGGTTAAAATACAGGGAAAATTCCACAAAAGACCTCTATCACCCGATGGTCTCTCACTTCTATGGGACCATAGCCATAGCAATGCTCGTCCTCTCTGCGGACTACCTGCTCATACTAAGGGAAACCGCCGTAGCTAAGGCCTTCTGGCTCATCGGAACACCCCTGACGATATTCTTCGCCCTCCTGATACCCTATCTGATGTTCATTCAGGAGAAGATAGACATAAAGAGCGTCACACCCGCGTGGTTTATCCCACCTGTGGGGCTTATAGTAATCCCCCTGAGCGGAGGCCCCCTCATCGGCACGTTCCACGGAATCTGGAAGGAGATTGCGATCTTGATCAACTACTTTGCATGGGGCTCAGGGTTCTTTCTGTACTTGGCCCTCTTCGCAGTAGTCATGCACCGTTTCATCACCCACGAGCCCCTGCCGTGCGGGATAGCCCCTGCAATTTGGATAAACCTCGGTCCAATAGGTGCGGGCACTTCAACACTCTACATGCTAGTCAGGAACTCAGACTTCATAACGGCAAAGGAGCCGTTCCTGGCGTTTGGAATTGTATTCTGGGGCTTCGGTGTCTGGTGGCTCGCAATGGCAGTAATAATGACGCTCCACTACATAAGAAGGCTAAGCCTCCCTTACAGCCTCGCCTGGTGGGCCTTCATCTTCCCGCTCGGGGCCTACGTCAGCGCCACCCACAACGTCGGCACGGCCTTTGGAATTGGGGCCATAGACTCCTTCGGCTTTGCCTTGTACTGGTTGCTCCTTGCGCTGTGGCTCCTAACTGGGGTGAAAACGCTGAAGCACACCCTGCTTGACTAA